One Thermodesulfobacteriota bacterium DNA segment encodes these proteins:
- a CDS encoding DNA starvation/stationary phase protection protein: protein MTDIGIDEKQSAQVVKILSRVLADEYVLYTKTRGYHWNVTGMQFNDLHKFFEAQYTALEGIVDDVAERARTVGGHALGSLQEMLDHKTLEEDTTKGTDAQHMVRSLLHDHESIIKKLRKDLRACDEKYNDMGTSDYLTGLMETHEKMAWMLRSYLE, encoded by the coding sequence ATGACCGACATCGGAATAGACGAAAAGCAGAGCGCTCAGGTAGTGAAGATTCTAAGCAGGGTCTTGGCCGACGAATACGTGCTATATACGAAAACGAGGGGCTACCACTGGAACGTGACCGGGATGCAGTTCAACGACCTCCACAAGTTCTTCGAGGCCCAGTACACGGCGCTCGAAGGGATAGTGGACGACGTCGCCGAGAGGGCGAGGACAGTGGGCGGACACGCGCTCGGCTCGCTCCAGGAGATGCTCGACCATAAGACCCTCGAAGAGGACACGACCAAGGGGACGGACGCCCAGCACATGGTGCGCTCTCTCCTGCATGACCACGAGAGCATTATAAAGAAGCTCAGGAAGGACCTCCGCGCCTGCGACGAGAAGTACAACGACATGGGGACGAGCGATTATCTCACCGGGCTCATGGAGACGCACGAGAAGATGGCCTGGATGCTGAGGTCGTATCTGGAGTGA
- a CDS encoding Hsp20/alpha crystallin family protein, which translates to MRTLRTFDPWRDFGSLQDRINRLFDDTLRGAAEGDEDLMRGAWAPAVDIHDTGEEFVVTADLPGVNKEDIEIDLKDGTLTIKGEKKFEEKVPRENYIRIERSYGRFVRSFSLPNNVDANKIKATFNNGILDLHLPKKEEAKPKQITIDVK; encoded by the coding sequence ATGAGAACTTTAAGGACGTTCGATCCCTGGAGAGACTTCGGTTCCCTTCAGGACCGGATCAACAGGCTCTTCGACGATACGCTGAGAGGTGCGGCGGAAGGGGACGAAGACCTCATGAGGGGCGCGTGGGCGCCTGCCGTGGACATACACGACACCGGTGAGGAGTTCGTGGTCACGGCCGATCTGCCGGGCGTAAATAAGGAAGACATAGAGATCGACCTCAAGGACGGCACGCTCACGATAAAGGGGGAGAAGAAGTTCGAGGAGAAGGTCCCCAGGGAAAATTACATCAGGATAGAGAGGTCCTACGGCAGGTTCGTGAGGAGCTTCTCGCTTCCCAACAATGTTGACGCGAATAAAATCAAGGCTACCTTTAATAACGGCATCCTCGATCTCCATTTACCCAAGAAGGAAGAGGCAAAGCCGAAACAGATCACGATTGACGTAAAATGA
- a CDS encoding CpsB/CapC family capsule biosynthesis tyrosine phosphatase, whose product MIDIHCHLLPNIDDGPKSWEESIEMVRIACGDGIRGAVTTPHWIQGTNWQPSPDTVRGLVEEFNVRIRNEGLDFEVYPGMEIGIIPDLPRVLSNGDVLTLAESDFILIEIPFYNLPLGIEEVIFGLESMGKTAVLAHPERNREYQGTPRRIMDLVGMGALVQVTASSLTGGFGDAARSCSIEFAKLGVLHFVSSDAHSKKHRTPVVSNGLAVIEKKIGREAVDDIVSNTYQIIKGKSRATG is encoded by the coding sequence ATGATCGACATACACTGCCACCTTCTGCCGAACATAGACGACGGTCCCAAGAGCTGGGAAGAGAGCATAGAGATGGTCAGGATCGCGTGCGGGGACGGGATAAGGGGTGCCGTCACTACGCCTCACTGGATACAGGGCACGAACTGGCAGCCGAGCCCGGATACCGTGAGGGGCCTCGTAGAGGAGTTCAACGTCAGGATCAGGAACGAGGGCCTCGATTTCGAGGTGTATCCGGGGATGGAGATAGGTATCATCCCGGACCTGCCCAGGGTTCTCTCGAACGGAGACGTGCTCACCCTCGCCGAGAGCGATTTCATACTCATCGAGATACCGTTCTACAACCTCCCGCTCGGGATCGAAGAGGTCATATTCGGTCTCGAGTCAATGGGGAAGACGGCGGTGCTCGCTCACCCGGAGCGTAACCGCGAGTATCAGGGGACGCCCAGGAGGATAATGGACCTCGTAGGCATGGGGGCTCTCGTGCAGGTGACGGCTTCGAGCTTGACAGGCGGGTTCGGGGACGCGGCCAGGAGCTGCTCGATCGAGTTCGCGAAGCTGGGCGTGCTCCATTTCGTCTCGTCGGACGCGCATTCGAAGAAGCACAGGACGCCTGTCGTATCGAACGGCCTTGCTGTTATAGAGAAGAAGATCGGAAGGGAAGCGGTCGACGATATAGTTTCCAATACCTATCAGATAATCAAGGGCAAATCCCGCGCGACGGGATGA
- a CDS encoding DnaJ C-terminal domain-containing protein, whose protein sequence is MASTVKDYYKILGVSKSATKEEIKKAYRSLARKYHPDLNPDNKDAEEKFKEVQEAHEVLSDEEKRKTYDMFGSAEFRPGGRTTWRRAGETPGGQAYEYSYSANDFSGFEDIFKDIFGFAGEGRPGRSRGEAFRDIFSTVTKERPARGRDLEYQIEIDFDTAIKGGVRDLSISRQKQEGVETEKLSVRIPAGVDNGSRIRVQGKGEARGSTKGDLYLRVKVKPHPIFSRKGDDIYLEVPVTVYEAALGKKIEVPTIDGTAEMAIPPGVQSGTKLRLKGKGVTNLKTKARGDQYIEIKIAMPEEISEEDRKRFEELERSHPYNPRVKFGRYMR, encoded by the coding sequence ATGGCATCGACGGTTAAAGACTACTACAAGATATTGGGCGTATCGAAAAGCGCGACAAAAGAAGAGATTAAAAAGGCCTACAGGAGCCTCGCCCGGAAATACCACCCAGACCTCAACCCCGACAACAAGGACGCCGAGGAGAAATTCAAAGAGGTGCAGGAGGCGCACGAGGTGCTCTCGGACGAGGAGAAGCGGAAGACCTACGACATGTTCGGCTCTGCGGAGTTCAGGCCCGGGGGCAGGACCACCTGGAGGCGTGCCGGGGAGACGCCCGGAGGGCAGGCGTACGAGTACAGCTACAGCGCGAACGATTTCTCGGGGTTCGAGGACATATTCAAGGACATATTCGGTTTCGCCGGCGAAGGAAGGCCCGGCAGGAGCAGGGGCGAGGCGTTCAGGGACATTTTCAGCACCGTGACCAAGGAAAGGCCCGCGAGGGGGAGGGACCTCGAATACCAGATCGAGATAGACTTCGACACCGCGATCAAGGGCGGCGTCAGGGACCTGTCCATAAGCAGGCAGAAGCAGGAGGGGGTCGAGACCGAGAAGCTCTCAGTCAGGATCCCCGCAGGCGTCGACAACGGCTCAAGGATACGCGTCCAGGGCAAGGGAGAGGCGCGGGGGAGCACGAAGGGAGACCTCTATCTCAGGGTGAAGGTGAAGCCGCATCCGATATTCAGCAGAAAGGGCGACGACATATACCTCGAAGTACCGGTGACGGTCTACGAAGCCGCGCTCGGCAAGAAGATAGAGGTGCCGACCATCGACGGGACCGCTGAAATGGCGATCCCGCCCGGAGTGCAGAGCGGAACCAAACTGAGACTTAAGGGCAAGGGCGTCACGAACCTTAAGACAAAGGCCAGGGGCGACCAGTACATCGAGATAAAGATAGCGATGCCCGAGGAGATAAGCGAGGAAGACAGGAAGAGGTTCGAAGAGCTCGAAAGATCGCACCCCTATAACCCGAGGGTGAAATTCGGCAGGTATATGAGATAA
- a CDS encoding DUF1844 domain-containing protein, translating to MSDETKSKTKGSGELKMDFSAFILSLNASSLIHMGEIPDPESRSRSVNIPAAKHTIEILEIIKDKTTGNLDEDEDKLLDDILYNLRLKFLQHSKAE from the coding sequence ATGAGCGATGAAACGAAATCCAAGACCAAGGGCTCGGGAGAGCTCAAGATGGACTTCTCGGCGTTCATACTTTCGCTGAACGCGTCCTCGCTGATACATATGGGCGAGATACCCGACCCGGAATCGAGGTCGCGGAGCGTCAACATACCCGCCGCAAAGCACACGATCGAGATACTCGAGATAATAAAGGACAAGACGACCGGGAACCTCGACGAGGACGAGGACAAGCTCCTCGACGACATCCTATACAACCTGAGGCTCAAGTTCCTCCAGCACTCGAAAGCTGAATAG
- a CDS encoding Mrp/NBP35 family ATP-binding protein has protein sequence MTISTEITQEGIRSVLRKVRYPGFTRDIVSFGIVRDVKVEGGRVTVSLLLPKPDKKLETEIGESVRTALLETPGVSGVDIEIGAREPKPAPGQGPARAEAPSKLPAIKHYVAVASGKGGVGKSTVAVNLAVAMAMKRKGVGLMDADIWGPSLPIMLGVKDRPHATEQNRIIPLEKYGLKLMSIGFLISEDETVIWRGPMVHGAIKQFIEDVEWTGIDYLVIDLPPGTGDAQLSLVQTAPLSGGLIVTTPQDVALIDVRRGVQMFRKLNVPILGIVENMSYLEAPGGENIDIFGRGGGRRMAEKFEVPFLGEIPIDPEIRKGGDSGVPVVISRPESTAAKAFMKLADVVLESIENHP, from the coding sequence ATAACCATCTCAACGGAAATCACACAGGAGGGGATCCGGAGCGTCCTCAGGAAGGTCAGGTACCCCGGATTCACAAGAGACATTGTATCGTTCGGAATAGTCAGGGACGTGAAAGTCGAGGGCGGCCGAGTGACAGTGTCGCTCCTGCTGCCCAAGCCCGACAAGAAGCTCGAAACCGAGATAGGCGAGTCCGTGAGGACCGCCTTACTCGAAACCCCGGGCGTCTCGGGCGTCGATATAGAGATCGGCGCGAGAGAGCCGAAACCCGCTCCCGGACAGGGGCCCGCGAGAGCCGAAGCCCCGTCGAAGCTCCCGGCGATAAAGCACTACGTAGCGGTCGCGAGCGGCAAGGGCGGCGTCGGGAAATCTACAGTCGCGGTGAACCTCGCCGTGGCTATGGCCATGAAGAGGAAGGGCGTCGGGCTCATGGATGCCGACATCTGGGGGCCCAGCCTGCCCATAATGCTGGGCGTCAAGGACAGACCCCACGCTACGGAGCAGAACAGAATAATACCGTTAGAAAAATATGGACTGAAGCTCATGTCGATCGGTTTCCTGATCAGCGAGGACGAGACCGTAATCTGGCGCGGGCCGATGGTGCATGGCGCGATAAAGCAGTTCATTGAGGACGTCGAGTGGACAGGCATTGACTACCTCGTCATAGACCTCCCTCCGGGCACGGGCGACGCGCAGCTGTCCCTCGTCCAGACCGCTCCGCTGAGCGGCGGCCTCATAGTGACGACGCCACAGGACGTGGCCCTCATAGACGTGAGGCGCGGCGTGCAGATGTTCAGGAAGCTCAACGTCCCCATACTCGGCATAGTGGAAAACATGAGTTACCTCGAGGCCCCCGGAGGAGAGAATATAGACATCTTCGGGAGGGGCGGCGGCAGGAGGATGGCCGAGAAATTCGAGGTGCCGTTCCTGGGTGAGATACCGATAGACCCCGAGATAAGAAAGGGCGGCGACTCGGGCGTCCCCGTCGTCATATCCAGACCCGAGAGCACCGCGGCCAAGGCGTTCATGAAACTAGCCGACGTAGTGCTCGAATCCATAGAGAACCACCCGTAA
- a CDS encoding HigA family addiction module antitoxin has protein sequence MYNPPHPGAFLKEEVIDPFKLTVTTASKILGVTRPALSRLLNGRASLSPEMALRFEKAFGLKMDTLLRMQTSYDIAQARKAANKIKVERYRVRA, from the coding sequence ATGTATAACCCGCCGCATCCAGGTGCCTTTCTAAAAGAGGAAGTTATAGATCCCTTCAAGCTGACCGTTACGACTGCATCTAAAATACTCGGTGTGACCAGGCCGGCATTATCCAGACTTCTAAACGGCAGGGCATCGCTTTCGCCTGAAATGGCCTTACGCTTTGAAAAGGCTTTCGGCCTCAAGATGGATACATTGCTTAGAATGCAGACTTCCTATGACATAGCCCAGGCCAGAAAAGCCGCCAATAAAATCAAAGTAGAGCGCTATCGGGTTCGAGCCTGA
- a CDS encoding YaaC family protein, with protein MALLKLPHIGKLENNIFIRTDNPLKEIWEHILLLGDFHFLSKRWENQSTETITTVSTSIKQAHEYFIASKSATLLTRPLLIYYCFICLAKAVLYLTENKPHDLHGLGQPEVSESLLDVSVTLKSKGIFPCLAEYLGYKYKSGQQISIEQFVVNVIELIESYERYYNKSGLVITPKVEVFLDGDINIFFESSLFGNKSSEDFRALLERNTNLFDDFQEVENETGIELNIRNPIPKDRLNIDGAALMKKHFSHSVYPDSRYYLNLHDEDIRVPSTLAYLGIMFTLGSIVRYYPKEIDRFLSDKNTSNIWFIQQLCDCAERVFPNLMLNHYYNTNFIFAASSW; from the coding sequence ATGGCATTATTAAAATTGCCTCATATAGGCAAGTTAGAGAATAATATTTTTATACGAACTGACAACCCATTGAAAGAAATATGGGAACATATCCTTTTATTGGGCGACTTTCATTTTCTTTCTAAGAGATGGGAAAATCAATCCACGGAAACAATTACAACTGTCTCAACTAGTATCAAACAGGCACATGAATATTTCATAGCAAGTAAAAGTGCAACTTTGCTCACGAGACCTTTATTGATTTATTATTGCTTTATATGTTTAGCCAAAGCTGTGCTTTACCTCACAGAAAATAAGCCTCATGATCTTCATGGATTAGGTCAACCCGAAGTCTCAGAATCACTTTTAGATGTTAGTGTAACGTTAAAGAGTAAAGGTATATTTCCTTGCTTGGCAGAATATTTGGGATATAAATATAAATCTGGTCAACAAATATCAATTGAACAATTTGTAGTTAATGTTATTGAATTAATAGAATCTTATGAACGATATTACAATAAATCTGGACTCGTAATCACTCCAAAAGTGGAAGTATTCTTGGATGGGGACATAAATATATTTTTTGAATCGTCTTTATTCGGTAACAAAAGTAGTGAAGATTTTAGAGCTTTATTAGAGCGGAACACTAATTTATTTGATGACTTTCAGGAAGTTGAGAATGAAACGGGTATTGAGCTAAATATAAGAAATCCAATACCCAAAGATCGTCTTAATATCGATGGTGCAGCTTTAATGAAAAAGCATTTTAGTCATAGTGTATATCCTGATTCGCGATATTACCTGAATTTACATGATGAGGATATTAGGGTTCCCTCAACATTAGCCTATTTGGGAATCATGTTCACCTTGGGCTCGATTGTACGGTACTACCCTAAAGAGATAGATCGATTTCTTAGTGATAAAAACACATCTAATATTTGGTTTATCCAACAGCTTTGTGATTGTGCTGAAAGAGTTTTTCCAAACCTGATGCTTAATCATTATTACAATACAAATTTTATATTTGCAGCAAGCTCTTGGTAA
- a CDS encoding Fur family transcriptional regulator codes for MAKSREKGLKLTPQRMAIFDILAEDDRHMTADEIYQKARVEYPMLSPATVYRNMEQLVEAGLLTHLDLGGPSTRYDTNLEEHHHFVCEKCGKVTDVYLKDIRYELDPEKSDLSDARIDSPQLYLHGVCAECGT; via the coding sequence ATGGCAAAGAGCAGGGAAAAGGGGCTTAAGCTCACCCCCCAGAGGATGGCGATATTCGACATCCTGGCTGAAGACGACCGCCACATGACAGCGGACGAGATATATCAGAAGGCCAGGGTCGAGTACCCCATGCTCTCCCCCGCGACCGTCTACCGGAACATGGAGCAGCTGGTCGAAGCCGGGCTGCTGACGCACCTCGACCTCGGAGGCCCCTCCACGAGGTACGACACCAACCTGGAGGAGCACCACCACTTCGTCTGCGAGAAATGCGGCAAGGTCACGGACGTCTATCTCAAGGACATCCGTTACGAGCTCGACCCCGAGAAATCCGACCTATCCGACGCCCGCATCGACTCCCCGCAGCTCTACCTGCATGGGGTGTGCGCGGAGTGCGGGACTTGA
- a CDS encoding metal-sulfur cluster assembly factor, translating into MGFKKVIGIKKEEPAGAAEKGVTLTKFDKPEAATSGVVLTEEDVYNALQNVYDPEIPVSIVDLGLIYDVKISSGNNVSIKMSLTTPGCGMGAMIAQQAEAAVREIGANNVLVEVVWDPPWNPDMMSEHAKEKLGIA; encoded by the coding sequence ATGGGATTCAAGAAAGTCATAGGCATAAAGAAAGAAGAACCGGCGGGCGCGGCTGAAAAAGGCGTCACGCTGACCAAATTCGATAAACCGGAAGCGGCGACGAGCGGTGTAGTCCTCACGGAAGAGGACGTCTACAACGCGCTCCAGAACGTGTACGACCCGGAGATTCCGGTGAGCATCGTCGACCTTGGACTCATATACGACGTGAAGATTTCCTCCGGGAATAACGTGAGCATAAAGATGTCCCTCACGACCCCCGGCTGCGGCATGGGCGCGATGATAGCCCAGCAGGCGGAGGCGGCCGTAAGGGAGATAGGCGCTAACAACGTGCTCGTCGAAGTCGTATGGGACCCGCCCTGGAACCCCGACATGATGTCGGAGCACGCCAAGGAAAAACTCGGGATCGCATAA
- the rfaE2 gene encoding D-glycero-beta-D-manno-heptose 1-phosphate adenylyltransferase, which translates to MRIAEILKRFGRQKVLVVGDIMLDRHVRGTVERISPEAPVPVLRVTEEACAPGGAGNVAVNLRTLGAKVELAGSLGKDREGDEIVHFLREHDIGTGGIVRDRAKPTTSKTRLIAGNQQIARMDKEVDAHPHGSVDKALMKSIERAVREFKPRGIIISDYSKGVLTDTLVSRVIELAKKSRIFVTVDPKGKNYQKYRGADAITPNLREAETASGIKITDELTLGKAAEIIMKQTEAGFVLITRGADGISYFSRHGESGTVPSHPVEVFDVTGAGDTAASVFTLSYIASSLLGESVKIANAAAGIVVSRIGTASVTKADLEAYFAREEQKEKGKIRTRGALAKTLAGLRAKGRKVVFTNGCFDLFHTGHLRLLREARKLGDALVVAINSDRSVRKLKGPGRPYIGEEDRALLLAALDCVDYICVFGEDTPLELIKELKPDVLVKGGDYRREDIIGGDFVESLGGRVAIIPLIEGMSTSSLAEKIKNNK; encoded by the coding sequence ATGCGCATCGCAGAGATACTCAAGCGTTTCGGCAGGCAGAAGGTGCTCGTCGTCGGGGACATCATGCTCGACAGGCATGTGAGGGGCACGGTCGAGAGGATCTCCCCGGAAGCGCCCGTTCCGGTGCTCAGGGTGACGGAAGAAGCGTGCGCACCGGGAGGCGCGGGGAACGTCGCGGTCAATCTGAGAACATTAGGCGCGAAGGTCGAGCTCGCAGGCAGTCTGGGGAAAGACCGGGAGGGCGACGAGATCGTTCATTTCCTCAGGGAGCACGACATAGGCACGGGCGGAATAGTCCGCGACCGGGCCAAGCCGACGACATCCAAGACGAGGCTCATAGCCGGGAACCAGCAGATAGCGCGCATGGACAAGGAGGTCGACGCGCACCCGCACGGAAGCGTCGATAAGGCGCTCATGAAATCCATAGAGCGCGCCGTGAGAGAATTCAAGCCCAGGGGAATAATAATCTCCGACTACTCCAAGGGCGTCCTGACGGATACACTCGTCTCCCGCGTGATAGAGCTCGCGAAAAAATCCCGAATATTCGTAACGGTCGACCCGAAGGGGAAGAATTACCAGAAGTACCGGGGAGCGGATGCGATCACGCCTAACCTTAGAGAAGCCGAGACCGCCTCGGGGATAAAAATCACGGATGAGCTGACGCTCGGGAAAGCGGCTGAGATTATAATGAAGCAGACCGAAGCCGGTTTCGTCCTCATTACGCGCGGCGCGGACGGCATAAGTTATTTCTCCAGACACGGGGAGTCGGGAACTGTGCCTTCACACCCCGTCGAGGTGTTCGACGTCACAGGCGCAGGGGATACGGCCGCGAGCGTCTTCACCCTCTCGTACATCGCCTCCTCCCTGCTCGGGGAGTCGGTGAAGATCGCGAACGCGGCAGCGGGCATAGTGGTGAGCCGCATAGGGACTGCGAGCGTGACGAAGGCCGACCTCGAAGCCTATTTCGCTCGGGAGGAGCAGAAGGAAAAGGGCAAGATCCGCACGCGCGGCGCTCTGGCGAAGACTCTCGCGGGCCTGAGAGCGAAGGGGAGGAAGGTCGTCTTCACGAACGGGTGCTTCGACCTCTTCCATACGGGACACCTGAGGCTGTTGAGAGAGGCGAGGAAGCTCGGGGACGCGCTCGTAGTGGCCATAAACAGCGACAGATCGGTGAGGAAGCTCAAAGGACCGGGCAGGCCGTACATAGGCGAGGAAGACCGCGCGCTCCTGCTCGCGGCTCTCGACTGCGTCGACTACATCTGCGTATTCGGGGAAGACACGCCTCTCGAGCTCATAAAAGAGTTAAAGCCCGACGTTCTGGTAAAGGGCGGCGACTACAGGCGGGAAGATATAATAGGCGGGGATTTCGTCGAGAGCCTTGGGGGGCGGGTAGCGATAATCCCCCTTATCGAAGGCATGTCCACCTCGTCGCTTGCGGAGAAGATAAAGAACAATAAGTGA